One window of the Xiphophorus hellerii strain 12219 chromosome 15, Xiphophorus_hellerii-4.1, whole genome shotgun sequence genome contains the following:
- the clic5b gene encoding chloride intracellular channel protein 5b isoform X2: MSTNSQDREPDIELFVKAGSDGESIGNCPFSQRLFMILWLKGVVFNVTTVDLKRKPEDLQKLAPGTHPPFLTFDGDVRTDINKIEEFLEEVLCPPKYPKLAARQRESNTAGNDIFAKFSAFIKNTKAEANAALEKGLTKALKKLDDYLTSPLPEEIDANSKEEEKASKRLFLDGNELTLADCNLLPKLHIVKIVAKKYRNYDIPSEMTGVWRYLENAGSREEFTSTCAADAEIENAYKDVARRLAKAK, from the exons ATGTCCACAAACAGCCAGGACAGAGAACCTGATATAGAACTTTTTGTGAAG gcagGAAGTGATGGAGAAAGCATCGGCAACTGTCCTTTTTCCCAACGTCTCTTCATGATCCTCTGGCTCAAAGGAGTGGTCTTCAACGTCACAACTGTTGACCTCAAgag AAAGCCAGAAGATCTGCAGAAGCTGGCTCCGGGGACGCACCCCCCTTTCCTAACCTTCGACGGTGACGTCAGGACCGACATCAACAAGATCGAGGAGTTTCTTGAGGAAGTTCTCTGCCCTCCAAA GTATCCCAAACTGGCTGCCAGGCAAAGAGAGTCCAATACAGCTGGAAACGACATCTTCGCCAAGTTTTCAGCCTTCATCAAGAACACCAAAGCCGAGGCCAATGCCG CTCTAGAGAAAGGTCTAACCAAAGCCCTGAAGAAACTTGATGATTACCTCACAAGCCCCCTGCCTGAAGAGATCGACGCAAACAgcaaggaggaagaaaaggccTCCAAACGGCTGTTCCTGGATGGAAATGAACTCACCCTGGCAGACTGCAACCTGCTGCCCAAGCTGCATATAGTGAAG ATCGTCGCGAAGAAGTACCGCAACTACGACATCCCGTCAGAAATGACAGGCGTGTGGCGGTATCTGGAAAACGCCGGCTCGCGCGAAGAGTTCACCAGCACCTGCGCCGCAGACGCCGAGATCGAGAACGCCTACAAGGACGTGGCGAGGAGACTGGCCAAAGCCAAATAG